One segment of Takifugu rubripes chromosome 5, fTakRub1.2, whole genome shotgun sequence DNA contains the following:
- the LOC115249980 gene encoding LOW QUALITY PROTEIN: rap guanine nucleotide exchange factor-like 1 (The sequence of the model RefSeq protein was modified relative to this genomic sequence to represent the inferred CDS: inserted 1 base in 1 codon; deleted 1 base in 1 codon): protein MLFMSHSNWTVFCRVYTPDHSYVTIRSRLSCRVGEILALVREKLQYSEDQPVQPGNLILVAVTSAGEKAVFRPSDEAVFTTLGVNTHLFACEPSELDSLLPLPEEIHWSPGDSKLHDMSAEEVANQLVAFDWELFSCVHEVEFMCYVFHGEQARWRPLNLELVLQRCSEVQHWVATEILQCQSLPKRIQLLRKFIKISALCKQQQDLLSFLAVVLGLDNPAVNRLRLTWEGLPGKFKKQFQQFESIADPSRNHKSYRDLITRLRPQLIPFTPLLLKDLTFLHESCKTFHGELVNFEKMHKVAEMVRTIRRYRSSQLAMDTETSPSHLQTKAYVRQLQVIDNQNXLFEMSCKLEPKDT from the exons atgttgtttatgtctCATTCGAACTGGACAGTCTTCTGCCGGGTTTACACTCCCGATCACTCCTACGTCACCATCCGGAGCCGTCTGTCCTGTCGGGTTGGAGAGATTCTGGCTCTGGTCCGAGAGAAACTCCAGTACAGCGAAGATCAACCAGTTCAGCCCGGAAACCTCATCCTGGTGGCTGTGACCTCGGCGGGAG AAAAAGCCGTGTTTCGTCCGAGCGACGAGGCGGTTTTCACCACGTTGGGGGTCAACACTCACCTGTTCGCCTGTGAACCCTCTGAACTGGACTCACTG cttcctcttcctgaagAGATCCACTGGTCTCCAGGTGACAGTAAACTTCACGACATGTcagcagaggaagtggccaATCAGCTGGTGGCGTTTGACTGGGAGCTCTTCAGCTGTGTACATGAg GTGGAGTTTATGTGTTACGTGTTTCATGGTGAACAAGCCCGCTGGCGCCCCCTGAACCTGGAGCTGGTACTGCAGCGCTGCAGTGAGGTGCAGCACTGGGTTGCTACGGAGATCCTGCAGTGTCAATCACTGCCGAAGAGGATCCAGCTGCTCCGGAAATTCATCAAGATCTCAGCGCT ctgtaaacagcagcaggacctgCTGTCCTTCCTCGCTGTGGTTCTTGGATTAGATAATCCAGCTGTCAACAGGTTGCGACTCACCTGGgag ggtctcCCTGGGAAATTCAAAAAGCAGTTCCAGCAGTTTGAGAGCATTGCG GACCCGTCCAGGAACCACAAGTCGTACCGAGACTTGATCACCAGG CTGAGACCTCAGCTGATCCCCTTCACACCCCTGCTGCTCAAAG ATCTGACCTTCCTGCACGAGAGCTGCAAGACGTTCCACGGAGAACTCGTCAACTTCGAGAAGATG CATAAAGTGGCAGAAATGGTTCGAACCATCAGAAGATACAGGAGCAGCCAGctgg CCATGGATACAGAGACGTCCCCCTCCCACCTACAGACGAAGGCCTACGTCAGACAGCTTCAGGTGATCGATAACCAGA TGCTGTTCGAGATGTCCTGTAAGCTGGAACCCAAAGacacatga